A genomic segment from Triticum dicoccoides isolate Atlit2015 ecotype Zavitan chromosome 1A, WEW_v2.0, whole genome shotgun sequence encodes:
- the LOC119350733 gene encoding uncharacterized protein LOC119350733, with protein sequence MEMEAPSSPSSSRVAPAPLLPPVRYYMLDEHNEEEEEWLSRLTSPGGEPPGPCLGAGWLPPPMSPRAWKAAAAAAQQPEPPQDEEEDPESEPYPYDEQTLYAPRLDPVARQRLQTSLAKSAAQDALHHYNANAGNKVKLELTRATRYVSLLNSQGSYHHINFFSTAMDQEDATSSHTTGERFFFAELHDQNRRGPGGARIRTPTCLCSLDGEADDRVGGLAGNWFAGAQPWLVPVDYCLACDDEMKHPKDGASYQAGHLYALPQPGQGKPRALI encoded by the coding sequence ATGGAGATGGAGGCCCCGTCGTCGCCGTCGAGCAGCCGTGTTGCCCCCGCCCCACTGCTCCCGCCGGTTCGCTACTACATGCTGGACGAGCacaacgaggaagaggaagaatggCTATCCCGTCTGACGTCTCCGGGCGGTGAGCCTCCGGGGCCATGCCTGGGCGCCGGGTGGCTCCCGCCGCCGATGTCACCTCGCGCATGGAAGGCGGCAGCTGCGGCGGCCCAGCAGCCGGAGCCGCCGCAAGACGAAGAAGAAGATCCGGAGTCGGAGCCATATCCATACGACGAGCAGACACTGTACGCACCACGGCTAGACCCGGTGGCGCGGCAGCGCCTCCAGACGAGCCTGGCCAAGTCGGCCGCCCAGGACGCGCTGCACCACTACAACGCCAACGCCGGCAACAAGGTCAAGCTCGAGCTGACCAGGGCCACGAGATATGTCAGTCTTCTGAACAGCCAGGGCTCGTACCACCATATCAACTTCTTCTCCACGGCCATGGACCAGGAGGATGCTACTTCTTCCCACACCACGGGAGAGCGCTTCTTCTTCGCTGAGTTGCACGATCAGAACAGGCGTGGCCCTGGTGGAGCCAGGATACGGACTCCAACTTGCTTGTGCTCGCTGGACGGAGAGGCAGACGATCGAGTCGGCGGTCTCGCCGGCAACTGGTTTGCCGGAGCTCAACCGTGGCTCGTGCCCGTGGATTACTGCCTCGCGTGTGACGATGAGATGAAGCATCCCAAGGACGGCGCCTCCTACCAAGCCGGTCACCTTTACGCACTGCCCCAGCCAGGGCAGGGGAAACCGCGCGCGCTAATTTAG